The window ATGGGCGGCCTTGGTGCCGTTGGTGGTGGCGTGGATGACCGTGCGATCCCAGAGCTCGGCCAGGGCCACCTCACGAGGACTGTTGCCAAAGTCGAAGCCCGGCGGCTTCAGCCCGCCCACCTCGCCCGCCAGCAGTTCACCATTTTGCCTAAGGGCCCTGGCCTCCTCCAAACCCGCCGTAAGCCACAAGGCCTTTACCCCCGACTCCAGGAACATCACCGCCGTGCTGGTTGCCCGTATCACGTCCACCACCAGCATCACCTCGGCTTCCGGAAAGGCTGCCGTGGGCAGGGGGTGCACCCGAACCCGTCTCATACCTGGATGAGCTCGAGCACCGCCCGCACCACCGCGCCGGGCCGGAAGCCCAGGTTCTCGTAGACGGCGGGGTAGGGGGCGCTTGCACCAAAGTGATCGAGGCCCAGCACCGCATCGGCATAGCGTTCCCAGCCAAAACTGGCCCCGGCCTCTACCGCCAGGGTGGGCAGCCCCTTGGGCAGCACGGCCTCACGGTACGATTCGGGCTGGGCCTCGAAGGCTTCCCAGCAGGGCAGGCTCACCACCCGCACCGCAATTCCCTCGGCCTCGAGCTGTTTCTGGGCTTCCAGGGCCAGGGCTACCTCACTGCCGGTGGCCACGATGGTCGCCCTGGCGCCGGGCCGCTCGGAAAGAACGTAGCCACCCTTCAGGGTGCCCTCGGCGCCAGCCAGGGTACCGCGCTCCAGCACCGGCAGGGCCTGCCGGGTAAGTACCAGGGCGGTGGGCCCCTCCCGGCGCTCGAGGGCCAGCCGCCAGGCCTGGGCGGTCTCCAGGGCGTCGGCCGGCCGCACCACCCAGAGGTTGGGCATGGCCCGCAGGCTGGCCAGGTGCTCGATGGGCTGGTGGGTGGGGCCGTCCTCGCCGATGGCCACCGAGTCGTGGGTCAGCACAAAGATGCTGGGGGTGCCCATCAGAGCGGCCAGCCGGATGGCCGGGCGCATATAGTCCGAGAAAACGAAGAAGGTGCCCCCATAAGCGCGGTAACCCCCGTGCAGGTTGAGCCCGTTCAGGATGGCTCCCATGGCGTGTTCGCGCACCCCGTAGTGCAGGTAGCGCCCGCGGGGGTTCTCGCGCGAGAAGGACTGCATTCCCGCTGCCTGGGTGTTGTTGGAAGGGGTCAGGTCGGCGCTGCCGCCCAAAAGCTCGGGCAGGCGGGGGGCCAGCGCGTCCAGCACCTTGCCGCTGGCCGCGCGGGTGGCCAGCTTGCCGCTAAAGCTGGGAAGTATGGCTTCCCAATCCAGTGGGGGCAAGGCCCCTTTGAGGCGGCGCTTTAGCTCCTGCGCCTCCTCCGGGTAGGCCTCGGCGTAGCGCTGCATGCGGGCATTCCAGTCGGCCTCGAGCCGTTGTCCCCTTGCCACAGCGGCCCGCAAGTGTTCGTACACCTCGCGGGGAATCTCGAAGGGTGGGTGGGGCCAGTTCAGGTTGTTGCGGGTGGCCTCGAGGGCCTCGGGGCCCAGCGGTTCCCCATGCACCTTATGGCTTCCGGCCTTGGGCGAACCGGCCCCAATCACCGTCCGCACCGCAATTATCGAGGGTCGGGCGTCCACCTGGGCCGCCCGCAGGGCCAGGCGCAGCGCCCCCAGGTCTTCCCCATCCACCCGCTGGGTGTGCCAGCCGTAGGCTTGGTAGCGCTTTAGCACGTCCTCGCCAAAGGAAAGCCCGGTATCGCCGTCAATGGAGATGTGGTTGTCGTCCCACAGCACAATCAGCTTGCCCAGCCCCCAGTGCCCGGCCAGGCTGCTGGCCTCGCCCGAAACCCCCTCCATCAGGTCGCCGTCCGAGGCCAGCACATAGGTGTAGTGATCCACTACCGTATGCCCCTCGCGGTTGAACTCAGCAGCCAGCTTGTGCTCGGCCAGGGCCAGCCCCACCGCCGTACTGATGCCCTGGCCCAAAGGCCCGGTGGTCACCTCCACCCCTGGGGTGTGGCCGTACTCGGGGTGGCCGGGGGTTTTGGAGCCCCACTGGCGGAAGCGCCGGAGTTCGTCCAGCGGCAGGTCATAGCCGGTCAGGTGCAGAAGGGCATACAGCAGCATGGAGCCGTGCCCTGCCGACAGCACAAAGCGGTCGCGGTCGGGCCAGTGGGGGTGGGT is drawn from Meiothermus cerbereus DSM 11376 and contains these coding sequences:
- the tkt gene encoding transketolase, yielding MASTLSAIETQAINAIRMLAADAVEQAKSGHPGMPLGMAPAAYVLWNDFLKHNPTHPHWPDRDRFVLSAGHGSMLLYALLHLTGYDLPLDELRRFRQWGSKTPGHPEYGHTPGVEVTTGPLGQGISTAVGLALAEHKLAAEFNREGHTVVDHYTYVLASDGDLMEGVSGEASSLAGHWGLGKLIVLWDDNHISIDGDTGLSFGEDVLKRYQAYGWHTQRVDGEDLGALRLALRAAQVDARPSIIAVRTVIGAGSPKAGSHKVHGEPLGPEALEATRNNLNWPHPPFEIPREVYEHLRAAVARGQRLEADWNARMQRYAEAYPEEAQELKRRLKGALPPLDWEAILPSFSGKLATRAASGKVLDALAPRLPELLGGSADLTPSNNTQAAGMQSFSRENPRGRYLHYGVREHAMGAILNGLNLHGGYRAYGGTFFVFSDYMRPAIRLAALMGTPSIFVLTHDSVAIGEDGPTHQPIEHLASLRAMPNLWVVRPADALETAQAWRLALERREGPTALVLTRQALPVLERGTLAGAEGTLKGGYVLSERPGARATIVATGSEVALALEAQKQLEAEGIAVRVVSLPCWEAFEAQPESYREAVLPKGLPTLAVEAGASFGWERYADAVLGLDHFGASAPYPAVYENLGFRPGAVVRAVLELIQV